The Armatimonadota bacterium genome contains a region encoding:
- a CDS encoding aminoglycoside phosphotransferase family protein produces MKAFFKALTSREDLWVRNFQHEFDFNILFSQVLRRYSRHIAPALIDGRIATSPGEISWMLFEYVDGVPLAKARVPGPGELREDMVAPLIDLLAALQALPTSPFLDSERHVSRFGPDRLICKVAGYRPLVTRRFPQHTGTFSIGIERLSVAKRALGTGPQVLAHGDLIARNVLKTNGGFCLVDWEYACGSNVGLDAAIVWTTNTFEPDWRRDFLRKLHQTWAGARQ; encoded by the coding sequence ATGAAGGCGTTCTTCAAAGCGCTCACGTCGCGTGAAGATCTGTGGGTCCGAAATTTTCAGCACGAGTTCGATTTCAATATCCTCTTCTCTCAAGTACTCAGGCGCTATTCCAGACACATCGCTCCGGCGCTCATCGATGGCCGGATTGCCACTTCGCCGGGAGAAATTTCCTGGATGTTGTTCGAATACGTTGATGGAGTCCCCCTCGCGAAGGCTCGGGTCCCAGGTCCAGGAGAATTGCGGGAGGACATGGTCGCCCCCTTGATTGACTTGCTGGCGGCCCTTCAGGCTCTCCCAACGAGTCCCTTTTTGGATTCGGAACGGCATGTGTCAAGGTTTGGTCCCGATCGGCTCATTTGTAAGGTGGCGGGCTATCGACCACTCGTCACAAGAAGATTCCCTCAGCACACCGGAACCTTCAGTATCGGGATTGAGCGGTTATCCGTTGCCAAGCGTGCCCTTGGGACAGGACCTCAGGTGCTTGCTCACGGGGATCTCATCGCGCGAAACGTATTGAAGACGAACGGGGGATTCTGCCTGGTCGACTGGGAGTACGCGTGTGGCAGTAACGTCGGCCTCGATGCCGCCATCGTGTGGACGACGAATACGTTCGAACCGGATTGGCGTCGGGACTTTCTCAGGAAGCTGCATCAAACGTGGGCTGGTGCGCGACAATGA
- a CDS encoding DinB family protein has protein sequence MMDLVRVYDVHTQARERLFDWIRPLPQEAYTREFPFAHRTLRATLVEIAATELWLAMRLREEPMPRPFRLERLPLNEGALPTFAQLEAAWRAEWPRTRATLAEDRDWERVIETRLYGRRQVATLRARARDIATQLLLHEVHHRAQAMAMLRQLGVPAQDLDFIFFVQEEVVRPLEEPGDGGTASPARQPG, from the coding sequence ATGATGGACTTGGTGCGCGTCTACGACGTCCACACGCAGGCGCGCGAGCGCCTGTTCGACTGGATCCGCCCGCTGCCCCAGGAAGCCTACACCCGTGAGTTCCCCTTCGCCCACCGCACGCTGCGCGCCACCCTGGTGGAGATCGCGGCCACGGAACTCTGGCTGGCCATGCGGCTCCGCGAGGAGCCCATGCCCCGCCCCTTCCGGCTGGAGCGGCTGCCCCTGAACGAAGGGGCCCTCCCCACCTTCGCGCAACTCGAGGCGGCCTGGCGGGCGGAGTGGCCGCGCACGCGCGCCACCCTGGCGGAGGACCGCGACTGGGAGCGGGTCATCGAGACCAGGCTCTACGGCAGGCGGCAGGTGGCCACGCTGCGGGCCCGGGCCCGGGACATCGCCACCCAGCTCCTGCTGCACGAGGTGCACCACCGGGCGCAGGCGATGGCCATGCTCCGCCAGCTGGGGGTCCCCGCCCAGGACCTGGACTTCATCTTCTTCGTGCAGGAAGAAGTGGTCCGGCCACTCGAGGAGCCGGGGGATGGCGGGACGGCCTCGCCGGCTCGTCAGCCGGGGTAG
- the mazF gene encoding endoribonuclease MazF: MSPRRYTPRRGDVVWLSLQPQAGHAQAGRRPALVLSPGAYNARVGLALCCPITSRAKEYPFEVTIPPGLPVTGVVLADQVRSLDWRVRRAEFICRLPRPQVEETLARLQVLLGAGEP; this comes from the coding sequence GTGAGTCCGCGGCGTTACACGCCACGCCGCGGGGATGTCGTGTGGCTGTCGCTCCAGCCGCAGGCGGGACATGCGCAGGCCGGACGGCGGCCGGCGCTCGTCCTCTCGCCGGGAGCCTACAACGCGCGCGTGGGGCTGGCGTTGTGCTGCCCGATCACCAGCCGGGCCAAAGAGTACCCGTTCGAGGTGACGATCCCGCCCGGGCTCCCCGTGACCGGTGTCGTCCTCGCCGACCAAGTCAGGAGCCTCGACTGGCGGGTGCGCAGGGCGGAGTTCATCTGCCGGCTCCCTCGCCCGCAGGTGGAGGAGACGCTGGCAAGACTGCAGGTCCTGCTGGGGGCAGGTGAGCCGTGA
- a CDS encoding AbrB/MazE/SpoVT family DNA-binding domain-containing protein — translation MRTRVRKWGNSLAVRIPKPLAAEAGLEEGAGVDMRAADGRLVLTPVRPGRFHLRTLLARVTKANLHGEIETGGPVGREVW, via the coding sequence GTGCGCACCCGGGTGCGAAAGTGGGGGAACAGCCTGGCAGTGAGAATCCCCAAACCTCTCGCCGCGGAGGCGGGGCTCGAGGAAGGCGCCGGAGTCGACATGCGCGCCGCGGACGGCCGCCTGGTGCTGACCCCGGTCAGACCCGGGAGGTTTCACCTGAGGACCCTGCTGGCTCGGGTGACGAAGGCGAACCTGCACGGTGAAATCGAGACCGGAGGGCCCGTCGGACGCGAGGTGTGGTGA
- a CDS encoding adenosylcobalamin-dependent ribonucleoside-diphosphate reductase, giving the protein MAVRTPVPLTPNARQVLERRYLKRDAQGRPAESPEELFWRVARNIAEAEAAWGGDVERWAERFNALMTSLDFLPNSPTLMNAGRDLQQLAACFVLPIEDSLESIFETLKLTAKIHQSGGGTGFSFSRLRPRGDLVRTTMGVASGPVSFLEIYDAATERIKQGSFRRGANMGILDVTHPDILEFIDCKRTGGVTNFNISVGVTEAWMRLAVAGEAYDLVNPRTGRAVARRSAGEVLDRIVQAAWETGDPGLVFLDRINAPRTNPTPFLGRIEATNPCGEQPLLPFEACVLGSVNLAHFVRNGEVEWARLGDVVRLAVRFLDNAVEQSRYPVPQIERIHKHGNRKVGLGVMGWADLLVRLGVPYDSEEAVALAGRLMAFIQQEADAASEALAAERGVFPNWARSLYGPEGWNRPMRNATRTTIAPTGTISIIAGCSSGIEPLFALAYYRRVLDGTILREVNPAFEELARARGLWSDALAEALVERGGCRGLPDVPEELHRLFGTAHEIDPVWHVRHQAAFQAHVDNAVSKTINLPHRATPDDVRRIYLLAWELGCKGITVYRDRSKRWQVLNLGRPAGTDIGTIEGSAPAPEEDKPTLPPERGARVLEVCPVCGQASFEFAEACGKCHSCGHSTC; this is encoded by the coding sequence ATGGCCGTCCGCACGCCCGTCCCGCTGACCCCCAACGCCCGGCAGGTCCTGGAGCGCCGCTACCTCAAGCGGGACGCGCAGGGCCGGCCGGCCGAATCTCCGGAGGAGCTCTTCTGGCGCGTCGCCCGCAACATCGCCGAGGCCGAGGCTGCCTGGGGCGGGGACGTGGAGCGGTGGGCCGAGCGCTTCAACGCCCTCATGACCTCGCTGGACTTCCTGCCCAACTCCCCCACGCTGATGAACGCCGGGCGCGACCTGCAGCAGCTGGCGGCCTGCTTCGTCCTCCCCATCGAGGACTCGCTGGAGTCGATCTTCGAGACGCTGAAGCTCACCGCCAAGATCCACCAGTCGGGAGGCGGCACCGGCTTCTCCTTCTCCCGCCTGCGTCCCCGCGGCGACCTGGTCCGCACGACCATGGGCGTGGCCTCGGGGCCGGTCTCCTTCCTGGAGATCTACGACGCCGCCACCGAGCGCATCAAGCAGGGCTCGTTCCGGCGCGGCGCCAACATGGGCATCCTCGACGTGACGCACCCTGACATCCTGGAGTTCATCGACTGCAAGCGCACCGGCGGCGTGACCAACTTCAACATCAGCGTTGGGGTGACCGAGGCGTGGATGCGCCTGGCGGTGGCTGGTGAGGCCTACGACCTGGTGAACCCGCGCACGGGCCGCGCCGTGGCCCGCCGCTCGGCCGGCGAGGTCCTCGACCGCATCGTGCAGGCCGCCTGGGAGACCGGCGACCCGGGCCTGGTCTTCCTCGACCGGATCAACGCGCCGCGCACCAACCCCACGCCCTTCCTGGGCCGCATCGAGGCCACCAACCCGTGCGGGGAGCAGCCGCTGCTGCCCTTCGAGGCCTGCGTCCTGGGCTCGGTGAACCTGGCGCACTTCGTGCGCAACGGCGAGGTCGAGTGGGCGCGCCTGGGGGACGTGGTGCGCCTGGCGGTGCGCTTCCTGGACAACGCCGTCGAGCAGTCGCGCTATCCCGTCCCGCAGATCGAACGCATCCACAAACACGGCAACCGCAAGGTGGGGCTCGGGGTCATGGGCTGGGCCGACCTGCTGGTCCGGCTGGGCGTGCCCTACGACTCGGAGGAGGCGGTGGCCCTGGCCGGCCGCCTGATGGCCTTCATCCAGCAGGAGGCCGACGCGGCGTCGGAGGCGCTGGCGGCGGAGCGCGGCGTCTTCCCCAACTGGGCGCGCTCGCTCTACGGCCCGGAGGGGTGGAACCGCCCCATGCGCAACGCCACGCGCACGACCATCGCCCCCACGGGCACGATCTCCATCATCGCCGGGTGCTCGTCCGGCATCGAGCCGCTCTTCGCGCTGGCCTACTACCGCCGGGTGCTGGACGGGACCATCCTGCGCGAGGTGAACCCCGCCTTCGAGGAGCTGGCGCGGGCGCGGGGCCTCTGGTCGGACGCGCTGGCAGAAGCGCTGGTCGAGCGGGGCGGCTGCCGCGGCCTGCCCGACGTCCCCGAGGAGCTCCACCGCCTCTTCGGCACGGCGCACGAGATCGACCCCGTCTGGCACGTCCGGCACCAGGCGGCGTTTCAGGCGCACGTCGACAACGCGGTGAGCAAGACCATCAACCTGCCCCACCGGGCCACCCCCGACGACGTACGCCGCATCTACCTGCTGGCGTGGGAGCTGGGCTGCAAGGGGATCACGGTCTACCGCGACCGGTCCAAGCGCTGGCAGGTCCTCAACCTGGGCCGCCCCGCCGGCACCGACATCGGCACCATCGAAGGTTCGGCTCCCGCCCCCGAGGAGGACAAGCCGACGCTCCCGCCCGAGCGCGGGGCCCGGGTGCTGGAGGTCTGCCCGGTCTGCGGCCAGGCCTCGTTCGAGTTCGCCGAGGCCTGCGGCAAGTGCCACTCTTGCGGCCACTCGACCTGCTAG
- a CDS encoding LAGLIDADG family homing endonuclease, which translates to MPAIPEAFFLPSTRFTPAYLQLGLTDLRRRAEEALDLLRSCVVCPRDCRVDRLADKWALCKTGRYAIVGSFFAHFGEEDCLRGWNGSGTIFFSMCNLRCVFCFRPGARVLTDLGMQRIEEIFEAAGDEVVVPGGRVRFPRGVRVVTATGRLATVTKAFQHPYEGTLVVIKPVGLPAIACTPNHELFARLDGQPTMNRVRADELTPRHRLLVPLPALDPPPAIDAQAVLQPFVGTYRRPARRRAPLLVLQAEAALASAGLASSREVADRLGYHPTYARALLARVRRGLRPQEGSHRNELVREGDRIRFTTERGAGVPSTLPVTPELARLLGYYCAEGHVARVAGRPNSYRLVLSFGRHETSLVEEVRGPFRAVFGVEARVYPRQTTVTVEVGSASLALLMVGLCGKGSHGKHVPAVLFRSPEHIVRAFLEAYWAGDGTRQGAYITATTVSEELAYGLAGLLLRIGIHPYFYATPRPPWQVIGQRVVRQSTTLFLVKCRRDVWEGHGPSAGRRPAPACVPIRSITRVPYTGPVYNLEVADESHSYLVNGVAVANCQNYDISQLGEGRVVTPRQLAAMMLHLQDQGCHNLNFVTPEHVVPQILEALPLAVEHGLRLPIVYNTSSYDSMHSLRLLDGIVDIYMPDFKYWTPERARHYLKAPDYPEVARRVITEMHRQVGPLRLDEHGLAKRGLIVRHLVMPGALDDTRAILRWIATTLGPETYVNVMDQYYPAGQVGKNPKYEDINRRLFPAEFAEALRAAREAGLVRLDVRIPRRPWVRWEPVPAAAAV; encoded by the coding sequence ATGCCGGCCATTCCCGAGGCCTTCTTCCTGCCGTCCACCCGCTTCACCCCGGCCTACCTGCAGCTGGGGCTGACGGACCTCCGCCGGCGGGCGGAGGAGGCCCTGGACCTGCTGCGCTCCTGCGTCGTCTGCCCGCGCGACTGCCGCGTCGACCGCCTGGCCGACAAGTGGGCCCTCTGCAAGACCGGGCGCTACGCCATCGTCGGCTCCTTCTTCGCCCACTTCGGCGAAGAGGACTGCCTGCGGGGGTGGAACGGCAGCGGGACGATCTTCTTCAGCATGTGCAACCTGCGGTGCGTCTTCTGCTTCCGGCCTGGGGCGCGGGTCCTGACGGACCTCGGGATGCAGCGGATCGAGGAGATCTTCGAGGCGGCCGGAGACGAAGTCGTCGTCCCCGGGGGCCGGGTCCGGTTCCCTCGGGGCGTGCGTGTCGTCACGGCCACGGGGCGCCTGGCCACCGTCACCAAAGCCTTCCAGCACCCCTACGAGGGGACGCTGGTCGTCATCAAGCCGGTGGGGCTCCCCGCCATCGCGTGCACCCCCAACCACGAGCTCTTTGCCCGTCTCGACGGTCAACCGACCATGAACAGGGTTCGGGCCGACGAGCTCACTCCACGCCACCGACTGCTGGTCCCGCTGCCTGCGCTGGATCCTCCACCGGCCATTGACGCGCAGGCGGTGCTCCAGCCGTTCGTCGGGACGTACCGCAGGCCGGCCAGGCGCCGCGCACCGCTCCTCGTGCTGCAAGCGGAGGCAGCGCTGGCATCGGCAGGTCTGGCCTCATCGCGAGAGGTCGCCGACCGGCTGGGTTACCATCCGACCTATGCTCGAGCACTGCTGGCTCGGGTCCGTAGGGGACTGCGGCCCCAGGAGGGATCACATCGCAACGAGTTGGTCCGTGAGGGTGACCGCATCCGATTCACGACCGAGAGAGGCGCCGGCGTCCCATCCACCCTCCCGGTCACTCCGGAACTGGCCCGGTTGCTGGGCTATTACTGTGCCGAAGGCCACGTGGCCCGCGTGGCCGGCCGACCCAACTCCTACCGCCTGGTGCTCTCCTTTGGCCGACACGAGACCTCGCTGGTCGAAGAAGTCCGGGGACCGTTCCGAGCCGTCTTCGGGGTGGAGGCCAGAGTCTATCCGCGTCAGACAACTGTGACCGTCGAAGTAGGTAGTGCGTCCCTCGCCCTGCTGATGGTCGGTCTCTGCGGGAAGGGCTCTCACGGCAAGCATGTTCCCGCAGTACTCTTCCGCAGCCCGGAGCACATCGTCCGGGCCTTCCTGGAAGCCTACTGGGCTGGCGACGGGACCCGGCAGGGCGCGTACATCACGGCGACCACGGTCTCCGAAGAGCTGGCCTACGGGCTCGCCGGACTCCTGCTGCGGATCGGCATCCACCCATACTTCTACGCGACACCGCGACCCCCGTGGCAGGTCATCGGCCAGCGTGTGGTCCGTCAGTCCACAACGCTCTTCTTGGTGAAGTGCCGGAGGGATGTTTGGGAGGGACACGGGCCGAGCGCAGGGCGGCGGCCAGCACCGGCATGCGTCCCGATTCGCAGCATCACGCGGGTGCCCTACACCGGCCCGGTGTACAACCTGGAGGTCGCCGACGAGAGCCACTCCTACCTCGTCAACGGCGTCGCGGTCGCCAACTGTCAGAACTACGACATCAGCCAGCTGGGCGAGGGGCGGGTGGTCACGCCGCGGCAGCTCGCCGCCATGATGCTCCACCTGCAGGACCAGGGGTGCCACAACCTCAACTTCGTCACCCCCGAGCACGTCGTACCGCAGATCCTGGAGGCCCTGCCCCTGGCGGTGGAGCACGGCCTGCGCCTGCCCATCGTCTACAACACTTCGTCGTACGACTCCATGCACTCGCTGCGGCTGCTGGACGGCATCGTGGACATCTACATGCCCGACTTCAAGTACTGGACCCCCGAGCGGGCCCGCCACTACCTGAAGGCGCCCGACTACCCCGAGGTGGCGCGGCGGGTCATCACGGAGATGCACCGGCAGGTCGGGCCGCTGCGCCTGGACGAGCATGGCCTGGCCAAGCGCGGGCTGATCGTCCGCCACCTGGTCATGCCCGGGGCGCTCGACGACACGCGGGCCATCCTGCGCTGGATCGCCACGACCCTGGGTCCGGAGACCTACGTGAACGTCATGGACCAGTACTACCCCGCCGGGCAGGTCGGCAAGAACCCCAAGTACGAGGACATCAACCGGCGCCTCTTCCCCGCCGAGTTCGCCGAGGCGCTACGGGCCGCGCGGGAGGCCGGACTGGTCCGGCTGGACGTGCGCATCCCCCGCCGGCCCTGGGTGCGCTGGGAGCCCGTGCCGGCAGCCGCGGCCGTGTGA
- a CDS encoding ABC transporter substrate-binding protein has product MGHKAIATLGLLVIAGLVIAPSSAQVSPAQWIEHLAFNVEVSPLNNTTLRQAMASAVDRQAVFDAVRTTLPSGWSSPGPAGSWFPPILPQHTPDLRIHPYDPPKARELLATAGFPDGSGLPEFEILYRGDLRFRRVEAEMLTMQLAAVGIRARAVGLPTADAFFRRVGRGPSGSPGAFQMAVLAWVAGPTGDFLREMFLPGGPQNIYGYRNPDVGLLIADLQREPDQSRRLELLRQAERLILTDAPVVPLVYYRVP; this is encoded by the coding sequence ATGGGGCACAAGGCGATAGCAACGCTGGGACTGCTTGTCATCGCAGGCCTAGTGATTGCGCCTTCATCGGCGCAGGTGTCGCCCGCACAGTGGATTGAGCACCTGGCTTTCAACGTCGAGGTCTCGCCCCTAAACAACACCACGCTCCGCCAGGCGATGGCCTCGGCTGTGGATCGGCAGGCCGTCTTCGATGCGGTCAGAACTACGCTGCCCTCCGGGTGGTCCTCCCCCGGGCCGGCGGGCTCATGGTTTCCGCCTATCCTGCCCCAGCACACACCTGACCTCCGGATTCATCCGTACGATCCGCCAAAGGCCAGAGAACTCCTTGCCACGGCAGGATTCCCAGATGGAAGCGGCCTCCCGGAGTTCGAAATTCTCTATCGGGGGGACCTCAGGTTTCGCCGGGTTGAGGCCGAGATGCTGACAATGCAACTGGCCGCGGTCGGAATCCGCGCCAGAGCTGTCGGTCTACCCACGGCCGATGCCTTCTTCCGACGGGTTGGCCGTGGCCCGAGCGGCAGCCCTGGAGCCTTTCAGATGGCGGTGCTGGCGTGGGTTGCGGGTCCCACCGGCGACTTCCTCAGGGAAATGTTCCTCCCGGGTGGCCCGCAGAATATCTACGGTTATCGCAACCCCGACGTCGGGCTCCTCATCGCCGATCTTCAGAGGGAACCCGACCAAAGCCGACGTCTGGAGCTGCTCCGCCAGGCTGAACGACTGATTCTGACAGACGCACCGGTCGTGCCCCTCGTGTATTACCGCGTACCGTAG
- a CDS encoding LLM class flavin-dependent oxidoreductase, whose translation MMRFGLHSGGPDIATIRARWQEADRLGFYACSMADHPLWHMLETWTVFAAAAAFTTRLRLCLGLALVFVLLHGIEPLDTIRLFAEEVIPAFN comes from the coding sequence ATGATGCGGTTCGGCCTGCACAGCGGCGGACCTGACATTGCCACGATTCGAGCCCGGTGGCAGGAGGCCGACCGGCTGGGCTTCTACGCCTGTTCCATGGCCGACCATCCGCTCTGGCATATGCTGGAGACGTGGACCGTCTTCGCGGCCGCCGCAGCCTTTACGACGCGGCTTCGCCTCTGTCTTGGCCTCGCCCTCGTCTTTGTGCTTCTTCATGGCATTGAGCCCCTCGACACCATTCGGCTCTTTGCCGAAGAAGTGATACCCGCTTTCAACTGA
- a CDS encoding acetate--CoA ligase — MAVLSTEIVWQPTPEQAAATRLAAFMRRHGCSDYAALHRRSVEDLEWFWNAVVQDLGLEWFRPYTRVLDTSRGLPWTTWWIDGQYNYVHNCLDRHLPRLADRTAVIAEREDGTVERVTYAELLARVNRLANALRRLGVGRGDRVGIFMPMGIACVAATLAVNRIGAAYVPIFSGFAAGAVATRLQDAGAVCLITADGFERRGRPVAMKAVADEAVAQTPTVRHVVVERRLGTQVPWHPERDRWLDDLVAAEPETCPAERTGAEELHMLIYTSGTTGRPKGTVHVHGGFPIKATMDMAYGFDIHEGDVMFWLTDLGWMMGPWEIIGVLTLGATMVAYDGAIDHPGPDRLWQIIERHQVTALGISPTAVRALMRYGDEHPRRHDLSSLRMLGATGEPWNPEPWMWYFDRIGGRRCPVMNYTGGTEISGGILGCTLLHPQKPMAFTAPVLGMDADVYDEQGRPVRGAVGELVLRRPWPGMTRGFWQDPDRYLETYWSRWPDVWVHGDWAMVDEDGFWYILGRSDDTIKVAGKRVGPAEVESAVVAHPAVSEAAAVGVPDELKGEAVVVFAVLRPGVEPSDAVRREIRETVVAVLGKTLEPREVRFVRDLPKTRNAKIMRRVIRAAYLGTDPGDLSSLENPQAVEEIRIAV; from the coding sequence GTGGCCGTCCTCTCTACGGAGATCGTTTGGCAGCCCACCCCGGAGCAGGCCGCGGCCACCCGCCTGGCCGCCTTCATGCGCCGCCACGGCTGCTCCGACTACGCAGCGCTGCACCGCCGTTCCGTCGAGGACCTGGAGTGGTTCTGGAACGCCGTCGTCCAGGACCTGGGCCTGGAGTGGTTCCGCCCCTACACCCGCGTCCTCGACACCTCGCGCGGCCTCCCCTGGACCACGTGGTGGATCGACGGGCAGTACAACTACGTGCACAACTGCCTGGACCGCCACCTGCCGCGCCTGGCGGACCGGACCGCCGTCATCGCCGAGCGCGAGGACGGCACCGTCGAGCGGGTCACCTACGCGGAGTTGCTGGCCCGCGTCAACCGGCTGGCCAACGCCCTCAGGCGGCTGGGCGTAGGGCGCGGGGACCGCGTGGGCATCTTCATGCCCATGGGGATCGCCTGCGTGGCCGCCACCCTGGCGGTGAACCGCATCGGTGCGGCCTACGTCCCCATCTTCTCCGGGTTCGCCGCGGGAGCGGTGGCCACGCGGCTGCAGGATGCCGGGGCCGTCTGCCTCATCACAGCAGACGGCTTCGAGCGGCGCGGTCGGCCCGTGGCCATGAAGGCCGTCGCCGACGAGGCGGTGGCGCAGACGCCGACCGTGCGCCACGTCGTGGTGGAGCGCCGTCTGGGCACACAGGTCCCCTGGCATCCGGAACGCGACCGCTGGCTCGACGACCTGGTCGCCGCTGAACCCGAGACGTGTCCCGCGGAGCGGACCGGCGCCGAAGAGCTCCACATGCTCATCTACACCTCGGGTACGACCGGTCGGCCGAAGGGCACCGTGCACGTCCACGGCGGCTTCCCCATCAAGGCCACCATGGACATGGCCTACGGCTTCGACATCCACGAAGGGGACGTGATGTTCTGGCTCACCGACCTGGGGTGGATGATGGGCCCCTGGGAGATCATCGGCGTGCTGACGCTGGGGGCCACCATGGTGGCCTACGACGGGGCCATCGACCACCCCGGGCCCGACCGGCTCTGGCAGATCATCGAGCGCCACCAGGTCACAGCACTGGGCATCTCCCCCACCGCCGTGCGCGCGCTGATGCGCTACGGCGACGAGCACCCGCGGCGCCACGACCTCTCCTCGCTGCGGATGCTGGGGGCCACGGGAGAGCCCTGGAACCCCGAACCGTGGATGTGGTACTTCGACCGCATCGGCGGCCGCCGCTGCCCGGTGATGAACTACACGGGCGGCACCGAGATCTCCGGAGGCATCCTGGGGTGCACGCTCCTCCACCCTCAGAAGCCGATGGCGTTCACCGCCCCGGTGCTGGGCATGGACGCCGACGTCTATGACGAGCAGGGCCGCCCGGTGCGCGGAGCGGTGGGGGAGCTGGTGCTGCGCCGCCCCTGGCCGGGGATGACCCGCGGCTTCTGGCAGGACCCGGACCGCTACCTGGAGACCTACTGGTCGCGCTGGCCCGACGTCTGGGTGCACGGCGACTGGGCGATGGTCGACGAGGACGGCTTCTGGTACATCCTGGGCCGCAGCGACGACACCATCAAGGTGGCCGGCAAGCGGGTGGGGCCGGCGGAGGTGGAGTCGGCTGTGGTGGCGCACCCGGCCGTCTCCGAGGCGGCGGCGGTGGGCGTCCCCGACGAGCTGAAGGGCGAGGCGGTGGTGGTCTTCGCCGTCCTGCGGCCCGGCGTCGAGCCCTCCGACGCGGTGCGGCGCGAGATCCGGGAGACGGTGGTGGCCGTCCTCGGCAAGACCCTGGAGCCCCGGGAGGTGCGCTTCGTGCGCGACCTGCCGAAGACCCGCAACGCCAAGATCATGCGCCGGGTCATCCGCGCGGCCTACCTGGGCACGGATCCCGGCGACCTCTCCTCACTGGAGAACCCGCAGGCGGTGGAGGAGATCCGCATAGCCGTTTAA
- a CDS encoding DUF309 domain-containing protein has translation MSYVRLKHALSTLVLETITLPPGRRVLPWLRAFVALSPSGGPVSIEALEQVPAPIETARTAPLEGQEQRDSAHGPTEARAEPLVAGEAISLREAVERLQALGLVVTADGTVALPPAFRPHAPYFVERVARLADAVEALDAVAGLWRREDLQAALLRGVILFNAGLYFECHEYLEEVWRHRAPPGDRDFYQGIIQVAAAFYHFEKGNQFGARRSLEKALPRLERYRPAHLDIDVEALLAALQPWQERFRTPEPGRPIAPPDRPRIVLLSEGRHAPHGSTTSAARPSATVAPFLDRLVATLREQGYVRSPRVEQAFRSVPRHLFLPHVAMEVAYSEEAVVTRRDPSGMPISSSSMPAIMAAMLEQLDVRPGHRVLEIGAGTGYNAALLAALAGPTGRVTTVDLDEDIVQEARAHLADAGFAAQVVCRDGWLGVEEDAPFDRIVATVGVWDLSPHWVEQLREGGVLVIPSGCVPDCRPRWCCGRRKGGCAV, from the coding sequence GTGAGCTACGTCCGGCTGAAGCACGCCCTCTCCACCCTCGTCCTGGAGACGATCACGCTGCCGCCCGGACGGCGCGTCCTGCCCTGGCTGCGCGCCTTCGTCGCCCTCTCCCCCTCGGGCGGCCCGGTGTCGATTGAGGCGCTGGAGCAGGTTCCGGCTCCGATAGAAACGGCAAGGACGGCGCCGCTAGAGGGACAGGAGCAGCGAGACTCGGCGCACGGTCCGACGGAAGCGCGCGCGGAGCCCCTGGTTGCCGGCGAGGCCATCTCACTCCGCGAGGCGGTGGAACGGCTGCAGGCCCTCGGCCTCGTGGTCACCGCCGACGGGACCGTCGCCCTGCCCCCGGCGTTCCGGCCGCACGCCCCCTACTTCGTCGAGCGGGTAGCCCGTCTGGCCGACGCCGTGGAGGCGCTGGACGCCGTCGCCGGGCTGTGGCGCCGGGAGGACCTCCAGGCGGCGCTGCTGCGCGGCGTCATCCTCTTCAACGCCGGGCTCTACTTCGAGTGCCACGAGTACCTGGAGGAGGTCTGGCGCCACCGCGCGCCGCCCGGCGACCGCGACTTCTACCAGGGGATCATCCAGGTGGCCGCCGCCTTCTACCACTTCGAGAAGGGCAACCAGTTCGGCGCCCGGCGGTCGTTGGAGAAGGCCCTGCCGCGGCTGGAACGCTACCGACCGGCGCACCTCGACATCGACGTCGAGGCCCTCCTGGCGGCGCTGCAACCGTGGCAGGAACGCTTCCGCACCCCCGAGCCCGGCCGGCCGATCGCTCCGCCCGACCGGCCCCGCATCGTGCTGCTGTCAGAGGGCCGGCACGCCCCCCACGGAAGCACCACCTCCGCGGCCCGGCCGTCCGCCACGGTAGCGCCGTTCCTCGACCGCCTCGTGGCAACATTGCGCGAGCAGGGCTACGTCAGGTCACCACGCGTCGAACAGGCTTTCCGCAGCGTCCCCCGCCACCTCTTCCTCCCCCACGTCGCGATGGAGGTGGCGTACAGCGAGGAGGCCGTGGTCACCCGGCGCGACCCCTCGGGGATGCCCATCAGTTCCTCCAGCATGCCCGCCATCATGGCGGCCATGCTCGAGCAGCTCGATGTCCGGCCCGGGCACCGCGTCCTGGAGATCGGTGCGGGGACCGGCTACAACGCGGCGCTCCTGGCCGCGCTGGCCGGACCGACAGGGCGCGTGACCACGGTGGACCTCGACGAGGACATCGTGCAGGAGGCGCGGGCCCACCTGGCGGACGCGGGCTTCGCCGCGCAGGTCGTCTGTCGGGACGGCTGGCTCGGGGTCGAGGAGGACGCCCCCTTCGACCGGATCGTGGCGACCGTCGGCGTCTGGGATCTCTCACCGCACTGGGTTGAACAATTGCGCGAAGGAGGCGTGCTGGTCATCCCCTCTGGCTGCGTGCCGGACTGCAGGCCTCGGTGGTGCTGCGGAAGGAGGAAGGGTGGCTGCGCAGTCTGA